One Psychrobacillus glaciei genomic region harbors:
- a CDS encoding SDR family NAD(P)-dependent oxidoreductase: MLFESVNSLQSTLFEDKLAIVTGAANGIGNAICEAFIKHGCNVVALDLLEEKLKENKRKIDTFIANNNLKNKFTILSADLTDEDAVKSAVFEVIKEYETINILVNTAGGVARQIHKPIEEIHKDEWVKVIDINLTSTFLMTKAVASNMKNNKSGRIINISSGAGRSTSLTGIQAYASAKAAQIGFTRQMAQELGQFGITVNNVAPGFVLSNPSTQKQWDAMSEIEQNALIQKISLKRLGKAEDIAYPVLFFASEYAGYISGQTISADGGLQLF; this comes from the coding sequence ATGTTGTTTGAAAGTGTTAACAGTTTACAGTCAACATTATTTGAGGATAAATTAGCAATTGTGACAGGTGCAGCAAATGGTATCGGAAATGCGATTTGTGAAGCCTTTATCAAGCACGGCTGCAATGTAGTAGCATTAGATCTTTTAGAGGAAAAATTAAAGGAAAATAAAAGAAAGATAGATACTTTTATTGCAAATAATAATTTGAAAAATAAATTCACCATACTATCGGCGGATTTAACCGATGAAGATGCAGTAAAAAGTGCTGTGTTTGAAGTTATAAAAGAATATGAAACTATTAATATTTTAGTCAACACGGCGGGTGGCGTTGCAAGACAGATACACAAACCAATCGAAGAAATTCATAAAGATGAATGGGTAAAAGTTATTGATATAAATTTAACCTCTACATTTTTAATGACTAAAGCAGTAGCTTCCAATATGAAAAATAATAAAAGTGGTCGAATTATCAATATTTCAAGCGGGGCTGGAAGAAGCACTAGTTTAACAGGCATACAAGCTTATGCAAGTGCCAAAGCAGCGCAAATTGGATTTACTCGACAGATGGCACAAGAGCTTGGTCAATTTGGAATTACTGTTAATAATGTTGCACCTGGTTTTGTCTTATCTAACCCGTCTACACAAAAGCAATGGGATGCCATGAGTGAGATAGAACAGAATGCATTAATACAAAAAATTTCATTAAAAAGATTAGGCAAAGCAGAGGATATTGCATATCCAGTTTTGTTTTTTGCATCGGAATATGCGGGCTATATTAGCGGACAAACAATTTCTGCTGATGGAGGCTTGCAATTATTTTAG
- a CDS encoding ketopantoate reductase family protein, whose product MNITIIGAGAIGGVIGAYLIKEGREATFCDINEDHVKQINNNGLQIDGPLGSFLVNAKAFTPTELLHENSQIDILFLCVKAQHTEEALKPLVPLLKKDSIVVSLQNGLNELKIADLVGEERTMGCFVNFSADYLEPGKILYGGVASLYLGELDGTFSPRLSKLQEILQAWGPVEITDNIWGYLWGKLSYAGLLFATALVDETMASVVRNEQYRETLLELCTEIIELAHKENITPLGFDGWTPELIFPRENRNDVILKEALEKLAKSMASNKKTKSGIWRDLAIRKRKTEIDAQLVPLIDIAKKHGLAMPLTTELIKQIKEIENGTRKMSEKNLQELQDKYKLGVI is encoded by the coding sequence ATGAATATTACGATTATTGGAGCTGGGGCAATTGGTGGAGTCATTGGAGCTTATCTAATTAAAGAAGGTAGAGAAGCTACTTTTTGTGATATCAATGAAGATCATGTAAAACAAATAAATAACAATGGATTGCAAATTGACGGACCATTGGGAAGCTTCCTAGTAAATGCGAAAGCTTTCACGCCTACTGAACTATTGCATGAAAATAGTCAGATAGATATTTTGTTTTTATGTGTGAAAGCTCAACATACAGAGGAAGCTCTTAAACCATTAGTTCCTTTATTAAAGAAAGATTCTATCGTGGTATCACTTCAAAATGGATTGAATGAGCTGAAAATTGCAGATCTCGTTGGAGAAGAACGGACAATGGGGTGTTTTGTTAATTTTTCTGCAGACTACTTAGAACCTGGGAAAATTTTATACGGAGGAGTCGCCTCTCTTTATTTAGGAGAGCTTGATGGAACTTTTTCACCACGATTAAGCAAGCTTCAGGAAATATTACAAGCATGGGGGCCAGTAGAAATAACAGATAATATTTGGGGATATTTGTGGGGGAAATTGTCCTACGCTGGATTACTATTCGCAACTGCATTAGTAGATGAAACGATGGCTTCAGTCGTTAGAAATGAACAATATAGGGAAACTTTACTAGAATTATGTACAGAAATTATCGAGCTAGCCCATAAAGAAAATATTACCCCATTAGGTTTTGATGGTTGGACACCAGAACTTATTTTTCCTAGAGAAAATAGAAATGATGTCATTTTAAAGGAAGCATTAGAAAAACTTGCGAAAAGCATGGCATCAAACAAAAAAACGAAAAGTGGTATATGGCGAGATTTAGCAATCCGGAAAAGAAAAACGGAAATAGATGCGCAGCTTGTACCACTTATTGATATTGCCAAAAAACATGGGTTGGCAATGCCTCTAACGACGGAATTAATAAAGCAAATAAAAGAAATCGAAAATGGAACAAGAAAAATGTCCGAAAAGAATCTTCAAGAGCTTCA